One Cellulomonas sp. Y8 DNA segment encodes these proteins:
- a CDS encoding carbohydrate ABC transporter permease: protein MGTLSGKQKVAWAAITVVVLVWALFPVASIIATSFKLPSDLSTGNFLPTTWSWTNYEQILGPDGSAQELFLSSLRNSIGISLIATAISSVLATLAAYAIARLDFPGRKLILTTALGVSIFPVISIVTPLFNLWRNIGLYDTWPGLIIPYLSLTLPISIWTLTAFFRQIPWELEQAAQVDGATTWQAFRKAIVPLAAPGVFTTALIAFFIAWNDFVYGISLTSTEAARPVPAALAFFSGASQFEDPTGAISAAAVVVTIPVVVLVLLFQRQIVSGLTQGAVKG from the coding sequence ATGGGGACCCTGTCCGGCAAGCAGAAGGTGGCCTGGGCGGCCATCACCGTCGTCGTCCTCGTCTGGGCGCTGTTCCCGGTCGCGTCGATCATCGCGACCTCGTTCAAGCTGCCGAGCGACCTCAGCACCGGCAACTTCCTGCCGACGACCTGGTCCTGGACCAACTACGAGCAGATCCTCGGGCCCGACGGCTCGGCGCAGGAGCTGTTCCTGTCGTCGCTGCGGAACTCGATCGGCATCTCGCTGATCGCGACGGCGATCTCGTCGGTGCTGGCCACGCTCGCGGCGTACGCGATCGCCCGGCTCGACTTCCCGGGCCGCAAGCTGATCCTCACCACCGCGCTCGGGGTGTCGATCTTCCCGGTGATCTCGATCGTCACGCCGCTGTTCAACCTGTGGCGGAACATCGGCCTGTACGACACCTGGCCCGGCCTGATCATCCCGTACCTGTCGCTGACCCTGCCGATCTCGATCTGGACGCTCACCGCGTTCTTCCGGCAGATCCCGTGGGAGCTCGAGCAGGCGGCGCAGGTCGACGGCGCGACCACGTGGCAGGCGTTCCGCAAGGCGATCGTGCCGCTCGCGGCGCCGGGCGTGTTCACCACCGCGCTGATCGCGTTCTTCATCGCGTGGAACGACTTCGTGTACGGCATCTCGCTGACCTCGACCGAGGCGGCCCGGCCCGTGCCCGCCGCGCTGGCGTTCTTCTCCGGGGCCTCGCAGTTCGAGGACCCCACCGGCGCGATCTCCGCCGCCGCCGTCGTCGTGACCATCCCCGTCGTCGTCCTGGTGCTGCTGTTCCAGCGCCAGATCGTGTCCGGGCTGACCCAGGGCGCGGTCAAGGGCTGA